In a single window of the Thermodesulfovibrionales bacterium genome:
- the arsS gene encoding arsenosugar biosynthesis radical SAM (seleno)protein ArsS (Some members of this family are selenoproteins.): MTKIEERICEAQSEPLKAESVKILQVNLGYRCNMSCRHCHVNASPLRTELMGKETIEAVLRISRDHRIKTIDLTGGAPELNPHFRFLIGEARRSGRHVVARTNLTIFFEKGMEDLPDFYAGHNIEITASLPHYSEVGTDRVRGGGTFSRSIEALRRLNSLGYGLTDERRLNLVYNPLGSFLPPSQAELEEQYKKALGSLFGIVFNRLYVFANMPIGRFRDFLVRSNSLKQYMDNAKGLFNPDTLNNLMCRYLISIGWDGRIYDCDFNQMLGLPVNGTCSPDIRDFDYAVLAGRRIVMGSHCFVCTAGQGST; encoded by the coding sequence ATGACCAAAATCGAGGAAAGAATCTGCGAGGCACAGTCGGAGCCGCTTAAGGCTGAGAGCGTAAAGATCCTCCAGGTTAATCTCGGTTACCGATGCAACATGTCTTGCAGGCATTGCCACGTCAATGCAAGCCCCCTGAGGACCGAACTCATGGGCAAGGAGACCATCGAAGCCGTCCTCCGGATTTCCAGAGATCATCGAATCAAGACGATCGATCTCACCGGCGGGGCGCCTGAATTAAACCCTCACTTCAGATTCCTCATAGGGGAAGCGAGAAGGTCAGGCCGCCATGTCGTCGCTCGGACCAACCTTACTATCTTCTTTGAGAAGGGAATGGAGGACCTACCGGATTTTTATGCCGGACACAACATAGAGATAACGGCATCCCTCCCCCATTACAGTGAAGTCGGCACCGACCGGGTAAGGGGAGGTGGAACCTTTTCGAGGAGCATAGAGGCGCTGAGACGACTGAACAGCCTCGGCTATGGACTCACCGACGAAAGAAGGCTCAACCTCGTCTATAATCCGCTCGGCTCATTCCTGCCCCCATCACAGGCAGAGTTGGAGGAACAGTATAAGAAGGCACTCGGGTCTCTCTTCGGCATTGTCTTTAACCGACTCTATGTCTTTGCGAATATGCCTATCGGCCGGTTCAGGGATTTTCTCGTTCGGTCGAACAGCCTCAAGCAATACATGGATAACGCGAAGGGTCTCTTCAATCCGGACACCCTGAACAACCTCATGTGCAGATACCTGATCAGCATAGGATGGGACGGGAGAATCTATGACTGCGATTTCAACCAAATGCTCGGGCTCCCCGTAAACGGCACTTGCTCGCCTGACATCAGAGACTTCGATTACGCGGTGCTTGCCGGGAGAAGGATCGTGATGGGCAGCCATTGCTTCGTCTGCACTGCAGGTCAGGGCTCAACCTGA
- the yedF gene encoding sulfurtransferase-like selenium metabolism protein YedF, producing MIVDAKGLGCPKPVIMAEEALGGIEEGIVEVLVDNEASVKNLTKFAAKNGFYSEAARADGFWRIKIVKGYPCEIPEREHAEKQPEEAVKRTEDELFLVIATDTMGKDEKLGSILMKGLFETMKVYRELPNTIFFLNTGVKLTTVNEETIAILKEFDVMGVLIFTCGTCLDYFKLESELKVGFRGSTTNILEGMRDSKKTVWIG from the coding sequence ATGATTGTTGATGCAAAGGGTCTGGGATGTCCGAAGCCGGTCATCATGGCCGAAGAGGCGCTCGGCGGGATTGAAGAGGGCATCGTCGAAGTGCTCGTTGATAACGAGGCATCGGTGAAGAATCTCACGAAGTTCGCGGCGAAGAACGGGTTTTATTCGGAAGCCGCGCGCGCAGACGGCTTCTGGCGCATAAAAATTGTGAAGGGTTATCCCTGCGAAATTCCCGAGCGGGAACACGCGGAAAAGCAACCCGAAGAAGCCGTGAAGCGGACCGAGGACGAACTCTTCCTGGTCATCGCCACTGATACGATGGGAAAGGACGAGAAACTCGGCAGTATCCTCATGAAGGGCCTCTTCGAGACGATGAAGGTGTACAGGGAACTGCCGAACACTATCTTCTTTCTCAATACGGGAGTGAAGCTCACCACGGTAAACGAGGAGACAATCGCCATCCTGAAAGAGTTCGATGTCATGGGCGTACTGATCTTCACCTGCGGCACCTGTCTTGATTACTTCAAGCTCGAATCGGAACTTAAGGTGGGCTTCAGAGGTTCGACAACGAACATCCTTGAGGGGATGAGGGACTCCAAGAAGACCGTCTGGATCGGTTAG
- a CDS encoding selenium metabolism-associated LysR family transcriptional regulator has product MDIHHLKVFVSVFMNRSFSRASGELNLTQPTVSDHIRALEEELGARLFDRLGRTIIPTKEAEILHSHAVEILERINTLKETFSRFKKEVTGELLIGASTIPGTYVIPLIISDFKKSYPSVSFQIVESDSRGIVEKILRHELLVGIVGAKLSSGQLTFMPVKEEELIVVSSPALLRKNEVSLKELTNVPMVLREEGSGTRREMERILESRGFVLDSTKVAGIFGSTDAVKQAVKAGLGVSVLSELSVADELKHKTLKKIKVTGVQMKRNFYAVTHKRRALPLAYRIFLEYLKAHI; this is encoded by the coding sequence ATGGACATCCACCATCTGAAAGTCTTCGTATCGGTCTTCATGAATAGGAGCTTTTCAAGGGCGTCGGGGGAACTCAACCTCACCCAGCCGACCGTCAGTGACCATATACGGGCACTCGAAGAGGAGTTGGGCGCGAGATTGTTTGATCGGCTGGGCAGGACCATCATCCCGACGAAAGAGGCGGAAATCCTCCACAGTCATGCCGTCGAGATTCTCGAAAGAATCAACACACTGAAAGAGACCTTCAGCCGTTTTAAGAAAGAGGTGACCGGCGAACTTCTTATCGGCGCCAGCACGATACCGGGAACATACGTGATACCCCTGATCATCTCGGATTTCAAGAAGAGCTATCCTTCGGTCTCCTTTCAGATAGTCGAATCCGACTCAAGAGGGATCGTGGAGAAGATTTTACGGCACGAACTTCTCGTCGGAATCGTCGGGGCGAAACTGAGCAGCGGGCAGCTGACCTTCATGCCGGTTAAGGAGGAAGAATTGATCGTTGTATCGTCGCCTGCATTACTCAGGAAGAATGAAGTCTCTCTCAAGGAGTTGACCAATGTCCCGATGGTTTTGCGGGAGGAGGGTTCGGGCACGCGTCGGGAGATGGAGAGGATTCTCGAATCGAGAGGATTTGTGCTCGATTCCACGAAAGTCGCGGGGATTTTCGGCTCGACTGATGCGGTAAAACAGGCGGTGAAAGCCGGCCTCGGGGTCTCGGTACTTTCTGAACTCTCAGTTGCGGATGAGCTAAAGCACAAGACCCTGAAGAAGATTAAAGTCACGGGCGTTCAGATGAAACGGAACTTCTACGCGGTGACGCACAAGAGGAGGGCCCTTCCCCTGGCCTACAGAATCTTTCTCGAATACCTGAAGGCGCACATCTAG
- a CDS encoding acyl-CoA dehydratase activase — MRFIGLDAGSVSVKLVLLDEKGGKIEGYYERHKGRPLTTAYSLLQKTLRGCDERDFSLSVTGSAGRLIAAGLGAGFVNEVVAQTYATKRLCPHVKTIFELGGEDSKLILLSEEGVRDFSMNSVCAAGTGSFLDQQAERLRLSITDFSELALKSEKPSRIAGRCSVFAKSDMIHLQQIATPMEDIVAGLCFSVARNFKGSIVRGRAIGEPVSFHGGVAANRGMVRAFREVFGFEHFSVPDDFALMGALGAALKNKEDAVPYPFTLEKLKAFIESSRLSERGHGPLILPGDDFFERHPQGSLERNSMELRSGDRLCRAEDLLSAQRPLPKITAYLGIDIGSISTNLAVIDENGSLLAKRYLMTAGRPIDAVRQGLEEIAGEIGARVTIAGVGTTGSGRYMIADYVGADVVKNEITAQATAAASIDGRVDTIFEIGGQDSKFISLKEGVIVDFEMNKACAAGTGSFLEEQAEKLNIPIKEEFADSAFSAKNPCRLGERCTVFMENSLMANLQKGAEENDLLAGLAYSIVQNYINKVVAGKPIGKRIFFQGGVAFNKSVVAAFEKYLGKTITVPPHHDVTGAIGMALIAMRQRKNRSSGNDRLRSTFKGFALSRRPYQVSSFECKGCPNVCEINRVKIEGEDTNLFYGGRCEKYDMKRNTETPLIPDLFAFREEMLWKPHNRYLEQKDMNTSRGKREGQDAGKGAEPRRIGIPYVFFFHDYLPFWTTLLWELGFAVEVSPKTNREIVRAGIEGVLADTCFPVKVAHGHIKYLIDNGVTTLFIPSFINMNPGNGEFERGFACPLTQTMPYAARVAHPDATVVAPLVNLQRGRNSLIDELRKAFRSFRITKRDINRAIDAAEAAQTDFFRSTKEKGSEILSSLRETTVVIVGRPYNAFDSGTNLTIPRKVSELGVLAIPMDFIPLEKFRIDDRWPNMYWRSGQRILKAARFIKENPLLHAIFIGNFSCGPDSFILKYFDREMGEKTFLHIEIDEHSADAGAITRCEAFLDSIGQQQRSSGSGFHEADNIPLHSPPPEVPCGEKRPFRKTVCSGIAADQPKRSIFIPRMSDHAFALAAAFERCGVLAEVLPESDRESADIGRRHVSGKECYPCTVTTGDMLKKVFSSDFRREKTAFFMPSGSGPCRFGQYNVFHRMILDELGYHDIPILSPNQDENFYRQLGVVSRDFATHAWRGIIAVELLNKCLHETRPYEEERGAADTLHRRYLKRVYHSLRGADGRLETSLKDMREDFEKMPRRRERRPLIGIVGEIFVRSHRFSNEDIVRRVEALGGEAWLAPVEEWIYYVNSMALRNALIKKDRSAIIELLLKTFFQKRTEHRLGRHFAGFLKTLREPGTKEILKKASPYLHDSFEGEAVLSIGKSVDLIEKGVSGIINAMPFGCMPGTVVTTLIRGVSREYGVPCTTVPFDGTESSTTEIQLEAFMNQAAEYDARRRNGRARR; from the coding sequence ATGCGATTCATCGGTCTGGATGCGGGTTCCGTCAGTGTAAAACTCGTCCTCTTGGACGAAAAAGGCGGCAAGATTGAAGGTTACTATGAACGCCATAAAGGGCGTCCGCTCACGACGGCCTACAGTCTTCTTCAGAAGACGCTGAGGGGATGTGATGAAAGAGATTTTTCGCTCTCCGTTACGGGCTCGGCAGGTAGGCTCATAGCAGCGGGCCTCGGCGCGGGATTTGTCAACGAGGTCGTTGCGCAGACATACGCCACGAAAAGACTCTGCCCCCATGTAAAGACCATCTTTGAGCTCGGTGGTGAGGACTCGAAACTCATCCTCCTCTCCGAAGAGGGTGTGAGGGATTTTTCGATGAACTCCGTCTGCGCGGCAGGAACGGGGTCTTTTCTCGACCAGCAGGCTGAAAGGCTGAGACTCTCGATAACCGATTTCAGCGAGCTCGCCCTGAAATCCGAGAAACCCTCGCGTATCGCGGGGCGATGCAGCGTCTTCGCCAAGTCGGACATGATACACCTCCAGCAGATAGCCACACCCATGGAAGACATCGTGGCGGGTCTCTGCTTTTCGGTAGCGAGGAACTTCAAGGGGTCCATAGTGCGGGGGAGAGCGATAGGGGAGCCCGTTTCATTTCATGGCGGCGTAGCCGCAAATAGAGGTATGGTCAGGGCGTTTCGGGAAGTATTCGGCTTCGAGCATTTCTCCGTGCCTGATGACTTTGCCCTCATGGGTGCGCTCGGCGCTGCATTGAAGAACAAGGAGGATGCAGTTCCTTACCCCTTCACCTTGGAAAAGCTCAAGGCCTTCATCGAATCATCCAGGTTATCGGAACGAGGTCATGGACCGCTTATTTTGCCTGGTGATGACTTCTTCGAAAGGCACCCCCAAGGGTCTCTGGAAAGAAATAGCATGGAACTCAGGAGCGGTGACCGTCTGTGCCGAGCCGAAGATCTCCTCTCCGCTCAACGGCCACTGCCGAAAATAACTGCGTATCTCGGAATTGACATCGGTTCCATCAGCACCAACCTCGCCGTAATCGACGAGAACGGCTCCCTCCTTGCGAAGAGATACCTCATGACTGCGGGAAGGCCGATCGATGCCGTGAGGCAGGGCCTTGAAGAGATCGCGGGCGAGATCGGTGCGAGGGTCACCATCGCCGGCGTAGGCACCACGGGGTCGGGAAGGTACATGATAGCAGATTACGTCGGCGCCGACGTCGTAAAGAACGAGATAACCGCTCAGGCGACAGCCGCCGCTTCTATCGATGGCCGAGTCGACACGATATTCGAGATAGGCGGACAGGATTCGAAGTTTATCTCGCTGAAGGAGGGCGTCATCGTCGATTTCGAAATGAACAAGGCCTGTGCAGCCGGAACCGGTTCATTCCTTGAAGAACAGGCAGAGAAGCTCAACATCCCGATAAAAGAGGAATTCGCGGACTCGGCCTTTTCTGCGAAAAACCCGTGCAGACTGGGCGAACGGTGTACCGTCTTCATGGAAAACTCTCTCATGGCGAACCTTCAGAAGGGCGCAGAAGAGAATGATCTCCTTGCGGGGCTCGCCTATTCGATTGTCCAAAATTATATCAACAAGGTCGTGGCAGGAAAGCCGATCGGCAAGAGGATTTTCTTCCAGGGCGGGGTTGCGTTCAACAAATCGGTCGTGGCGGCCTTCGAGAAATATCTCGGGAAGACGATAACGGTACCTCCGCACCACGATGTGACGGGCGCCATCGGTATGGCACTGATAGCGATGCGCCAAAGGAAGAACCGCTCGTCGGGAAATGACCGTCTTCGGTCTACGTTCAAGGGGTTTGCGTTGTCACGGCGTCCGTATCAGGTCTCATCGTTCGAGTGCAAGGGTTGCCCCAACGTGTGCGAGATCAACAGGGTTAAAATCGAGGGCGAGGATACGAACCTCTTTTACGGGGGCAGGTGTGAAAAATACGACATGAAGCGGAATACAGAAACGCCGTTGATTCCGGACCTCTTCGCCTTCAGGGAGGAGATGTTGTGGAAACCCCATAACCGGTATCTTGAACAGAAAGACATGAATACTTCGAGGGGAAAGCGCGAGGGCCAGGATGCCGGTAAAGGGGCTGAGCCCAGAAGGATCGGCATCCCTTACGTATTCTTCTTCCACGACTACCTTCCCTTCTGGACGACCCTTCTCTGGGAACTCGGATTCGCCGTGGAAGTCTCTCCAAAGACCAACCGCGAGATCGTGCGCGCAGGGATTGAGGGGGTTCTGGCCGATACCTGTTTTCCCGTCAAGGTTGCCCATGGCCACATCAAGTACCTCATCGATAACGGCGTCACCACGCTCTTCATCCCCAGTTTCATCAACATGAACCCCGGAAACGGGGAGTTCGAAAGAGGGTTTGCATGCCCGCTCACGCAGACCATGCCCTATGCGGCTCGGGTGGCACATCCCGACGCAACCGTCGTGGCCCCTCTCGTTAATCTCCAGAGGGGCAGGAATTCCCTCATCGACGAATTGAGAAAGGCATTCAGGTCATTCAGGATCACAAAGAGAGACATAAACCGTGCCATTGATGCCGCCGAGGCCGCCCAGACGGATTTCTTCAGGTCGACAAAGGAAAAGGGTTCGGAGATACTGTCCTCATTGCGCGAGACGACAGTCGTGATCGTCGGAAGACCCTATAACGCCTTCGACAGCGGCACGAACCTCACGATACCGAGGAAAGTGTCCGAGCTCGGGGTTCTCGCCATCCCCATGGATTTCATCCCCCTCGAAAAATTCCGGATCGATGACCGATGGCCGAACATGTATTGGCGATCGGGACAGAGGATACTGAAAGCTGCAAGATTCATAAAGGAGAACCCCCTCCTCCATGCAATTTTCATAGGTAATTTCTCCTGCGGTCCCGATTCATTCATCCTGAAATACTTCGACCGCGAAATGGGGGAAAAGACGTTCCTCCATATAGAGATAGACGAACACAGCGCAGATGCCGGTGCGATCACCCGCTGCGAGGCATTCCTTGATAGTATCGGACAGCAGCAACGGTCATCGGGTTCCGGTTTTCATGAAGCCGACAATATTCCCCTGCACAGTCCTCCGCCCGAAGTCCCTTGCGGTGAAAAGAGACCTTTCAGGAAGACAGTTTGTTCGGGAATTGCCGCTGATCAGCCGAAGAGGTCCATCTTTATCCCCCGCATGTCGGACCACGCCTTTGCATTGGCAGCCGCATTTGAACGGTGCGGGGTACTTGCCGAAGTGCTCCCCGAGTCCGACAGGGAGTCTGCCGACATTGGACGGAGGCACGTATCGGGAAAGGAATGCTATCCCTGTACGGTTACGACAGGAGATATGTTGAAGAAGGTCTTTTCATCGGATTTTCGAAGGGAGAAAACAGCCTTCTTTATGCCCTCCGGGTCTGGGCCATGCAGGTTCGGCCAGTACAATGTCTTCCACAGGATGATCCTTGACGAACTCGGCTATCACGACATCCCGATACTTTCGCCGAACCAGGATGAAAATTTCTATAGGCAACTCGGCGTTGTCAGCAGGGACTTTGCGACCCATGCCTGGAGGGGCATTATCGCCGTAGAACTCCTCAATAAATGCCTTCATGAGACGAGGCCCTATGAAGAAGAAAGGGGGGCGGCAGATACCCTGCACCGGCGATACCTGAAGAGGGTATACCATTCCCTGAGAGGTGCCGACGGCAGGCTCGAGACAAGCCTTAAGGACATGCGGGAGGATTTTGAAAAGATGCCGAGGAGGAGGGAAAGGAGACCGCTCATCGGTATCGTGGGAGAGATCTTCGTGAGAAGCCACAGGTTCTCGAACGAAGATATTGTACGGAGGGTGGAGGCCCTCGGCGGCGAGGCATGGCTCGCACCGGTAGAGGAATGGATTTACTACGTGAACAGCATGGCGTTGAGAAATGCCTTGATAAAAAAAGATAGGTCTGCTATTATTGAACTTCTTCTCAAGACCTTTTTCCAGAAGAGGACAGAACACAGACTGGGGCGGCATTTTGCGGGATTCCTCAAGACCCTCAGGGAGCCCGGAACGAAGGAGATCCTGAAAAAAGCATCACCGTACCTCCACGATTCATTCGAGGGGGAGGCGGTCCTCAGCATCGGCAAGAGTGTTGACCTCATAGAAAAAGGAGTATCTGGTATAATTAACGCCATGCCCTTCGGGTGCATGCCGGGGACCGTCGTGACAACACTGATTCGCGGGGTGAGCAGAGAGTATGGTGTCCCCTGCACCACGGTCCCCTTTGACGGAACAGAGTCGTCTACGACAGAGATACAGCTCGAAGCGTTTATGAATCAGGCCGCGGAGTACGATGCAAGAAGGCGTAACGGGAGAGCCCGACGGTAG
- a CDS encoding arsenosugar biosynthesis-associated peroxidase-like protein — MGDYYNDKDLGRFGEIGRHSPDLFKKFMDWYNSALEPGLLTKREKSLVGLGVAHAIQCPYCIDAYTQACLGEGMTLEHITEAVHVASAIRGGASLIHGIQAHNAAEKISL; from the coding sequence ATGGGCGACTATTACAACGATAAGGACCTCGGAAGGTTTGGTGAAATCGGCAGGCACAGTCCAGACCTCTTCAAGAAGTTTATGGATTGGTACAATTCCGCCCTCGAGCCGGGTTTGCTTACAAAGAGGGAGAAGTCCCTTGTCGGGCTGGGTGTTGCCCATGCGATCCAATGTCCCTATTGCATCGACGCCTACACGCAGGCGTGTCTCGGTGAAGGCATGACCCTAGAACATATTACCGAGGCGGTGCACGTGGCCTCTGCCATCAGGGGTGGCGCATCCCTTATCCACGGGATTCAGGCGCACAATGCGGCTGAGAAGATATCGCTCTGA
- a CDS encoding AURKAIP1/COX24 domain-containing protein: protein MGSVVKWRKKKMSKHKHKKLLRKTKHQRRNK, encoded by the coding sequence GTGGGGAGCGTTGTAAAATGGCGCAAGAAAAAGATGAGCAAACACAAGCATAAGAAACTTCTCAGAAAGACAAAGCACCAGAGAAGAAACAAATAA
- a CDS encoding CBS domain-containing protein — MKTKGGENWSVSPQASVYEALEIMADKNVGALLVIEEKRLVGIFSERDYARKVILKGKASKDTPVSELMTKAVLYATPKNTLEECMALMSSKHIRHLPVLDNDRIAGIITLGDVVKRIISDQKLTISELENYLTESYGS; from the coding sequence TTGAAGACGAAAGGCGGAGAAAACTGGTCGGTCTCGCCTCAAGCGTCCGTGTATGAGGCGCTCGAAATAATGGCTGACAAGAATGTGGGTGCCCTGCTCGTCATAGAGGAGAAAAGGCTCGTCGGTATCTTCTCGGAACGTGATTATGCACGGAAGGTGATCCTGAAGGGAAAGGCATCGAAGGACACCCCTGTCAGCGAACTCATGACGAAGGCCGTGTTATACGCAACGCCGAAAAACACCCTCGAGGAGTGCATGGCGTTAATGTCGTCGAAACATATCCGCCATTTGCCTGTGCTCGATAATGACAGGATAGCCGGCATTATAACCCTCGGCGATGTCGTCAAGAGAATCATCTCCGACCAGAAGCTGACCATCAGCGAACTCGAGAACTACCTCACGGAAAGTTACGGGTCATGA
- a CDS encoding acylphosphatase: MQARAHLLISGRVQGVYYRGFARDIASRFGLAGWVRNLNDGRVEALFEGPRDDIEKAIAHCRSGPPGARVDDIEVEWHEHLGDLHGFEVRYG, from the coding sequence ATGCAGGCGAGGGCTCATCTTCTTATCAGCGGGAGGGTGCAGGGTGTTTACTACCGGGGCTTCGCCCGTGATATCGCAAGTCGCTTCGGTCTTGCGGGCTGGGTGAGAAACCTTAACGACGGCAGAGTGGAAGCCCTTTTTGAGGGCCCCCGGGACGATATCGAGAAAGCGATAGCACATTGCCGCTCAGGCCCTCCCGGCGCACGGGTCGATGACATTGAAGTAGAATGGCATGAGCATCTTGGAGACCTTCACGGCTTCGAAGTGCGGTATGGATGA